The genomic segment GATATTAAATTTCAGAGAGAGCCAGCTGAGGCTGTCTCCTTTTCTGACGGTCCATACCTCTCCTTCCAGGGGCGGTCTTATCAATTCCAGTTCCTTCAGGGAATTCAGGTTAGTGCCGTTCAGTCTATTCAGGGATATCAGTTTTTCCTGGGGAATCCCATATTTCAAGGCTATTCCGGACAGAGTCTCTCCGGATTGCACCTTGTGACTGTCCGGGTATTTGAGGGGAATTTTGAGTTCTTCACCGCTATAGAGGACATCCCGGTTTAGACTGTTCAGGGTTTTCAGCTCTTCGACGGAACATTCGTACCTCAGGGCCAGGGCGAAGAGGCTCTCACCAGGCTGTACCTGATGATTTAAATGTTCCGATGCTGATAGTAGCCCGATTCCCATGAGGATCAACGGGAGGATCAAATGGGCCGGGCTGGGAGGGGTCCGAAAATTAAAGCTCATATTCTTTTATCGTAAAAAAGACAGAAGGATCTTAGGGAAATGTAGTCTTAAGGGAGATTCAGTCCCTGGTGTAGAAAATAAGCTTGGACCGGCCGTATTCCCGCAGGTCATACTGGCGTAAACTGCCCAACTTTTCGGGAAAGCTCTCCTCTCCGGGGTAATGCATTGTCAGGGTTCCCCCTTTTTTTACCACCCCTGAAGATTCAGCCAGTTCCAGTACTTCCAGTTTTTGTTTAAACGGGAAGGGCGGGTCCAGGTGA from the Oceanispirochaeta sp. genome contains:
- a CDS encoding RsmD family RNA methyltransferase, which gives rise to HLDPPFPFKQKLEVLELAESSGVVKKGGTLTMHYPGEESFPEKLGSLRQYDLREYGRSKLIFYTRD